The genome window ACCCTTGGAGGTCTGGGATCTGTGATAACGGATTTTGCGAAGAAGCTCGAAACAGTGATCAACTTCATCCCCCCCATCCCGGGCGTCATCGTCGAATTGCTGAAGGCGCTCAACGATGAGAACGCGGGCATGAACGATATCGCGAGGATAATCGCCAAAGACCCGCCGATGAGCATGAACGTTCTCAAGGTGGCCAATTCCGCTTTCTACCGCCTCACCAACAAGGTCGCCACCGTGCAGCATGCCGTGAGCATGCTTGGCGTGAAAGAGCTCGGAATGATCTGCGTCTCCTGCGGGGCCTATCAGGCCCTCAAGCCGCCGGCGAACACGGAGACCTTTGACATCGCGGAGTTCTGGAAACACTCCGTCGCGACGGGTGTGATCGCGAAGAAGATCTGCTCGGAACTTGCCGTCGGCGACAAGAACACGATATATTTCGGAGGTCTCCTCCATGATATCGGCAAGGTGGTGCTCGACCGTTTTGCCCACGACGTTTACAAGATCGTCATCCAGCTCACGCACGAGGAATGTCTTCCCATGATCGAGGCCGAAAAGAGGATCATCGGGGAATCACACGACACGATAGGGGGGATGATCATGGAAAGGTGGAAGTTCCCTTTCACCCTCGTCGACGTGGCACGATACCATCACGCCGTTGCCCTGTGCCCCGAAGAGACGCGGCCGACAGTCGCCGCGTGCGCCCTGGCCGACGAACTGGCACGGGTACGATACTTCGGTTTCGGCGGTG of Syntrophorhabdus sp. contains these proteins:
- a CDS encoding HDOD domain-containing protein — protein: MITDFAKKLETVINFIPPIPGVIVELLKALNDENAGMNDIARIIAKDPPMSMNVLKVANSAFYRLTNKVATVQHAVSMLGVKELGMICVSCGAYQALKPPANTETFDIAEFWKHSVATGVIAKKICSELAVGDKNTIYFGGLLHDIGKVVLDRFAHDVYKIVIQLTHEECLPMIEAEKRIIGESHDTIGGMIMERWKFPFTLVDVARYHHAVALCPEETRPTVAACALADELARVRYFGFGGDRSGIVLEETEAFRALYDISPTIANVDVFKLLCDLEAVDEEIVEMEKILTT